A genomic segment from Desulfurella amilsii encodes:
- the fliN gene encoding flagellar motor switch protein FliN encodes MFDLTKDTKENVQIFFTKESIVMEETIKKALNIDCLVKFTKVQTTDKIEKKDFFARFNIDINGIELGLYISMDTKIASILSDLMLMGPGEDKDTLEPDDIDSLKELFSQNLGAFATAMKEEGYKVSFNGFSQTQPKDEPFFESEFEIIITNTIESSMHQYVSVDGFEKVLDNLKVEVLSSKNQSSLSPLFEIEDESNQTSTIETSKDNLNLLMDIELNARIRIGSKQMLLKDVVKLSEGTIIDLDKSVDEPMEILVNGKIIAKGIVVVVGGNFGIKITHVGTKEDRIKSLGG; translated from the coding sequence GTGTTCGATTTAACAAAAGACACTAAAGAAAATGTGCAGATTTTTTTCACAAAAGAATCTATTGTTATGGAAGAAACTATCAAAAAAGCTTTAAACATAGATTGTCTTGTTAAATTTACAAAAGTCCAAACTACAGACAAAATCGAAAAAAAGGATTTTTTTGCAAGGTTTAATATTGATATAAATGGTATAGAATTAGGCTTATATATATCTATGGATACAAAAATAGCCTCTATTCTATCAGACTTGATGCTAATGGGTCCAGGGGAAGACAAAGATACTTTAGAGCCAGATGATATTGACTCTTTAAAAGAGCTTTTTTCTCAAAATTTAGGTGCTTTTGCAACAGCAATGAAAGAAGAAGGCTACAAAGTGAGCTTTAACGGCTTCTCACAAACTCAGCCCAAAGATGAGCCGTTTTTTGAATCTGAGTTTGAAATTATTATAACAAATACGATAGAAAGCTCAATGCATCAGTATGTAAGTGTTGATGGGTTCGAAAAAGTTTTAGATAACCTAAAAGTTGAAGTGCTAAGCAGCAAAAATCAATCCTCTTTGTCACCACTGTTTGAGATAGAAGACGAATCAAATCAAACCTCTACGATAGAAACTTCGAAAGATAATTTAAATTTACTAATGGATATAGAACTTAATGCGCGCATAAGAATTGGCTCAAAACAAATGCTACTTAAAGATGTTGTAAAATTATCAGAAGGCACTATAATAGATCTGGATAAAAGCGTGGATGAGCCAATGGAAATTTTAGTCAATGGCAAAATAATTGCAAAAGGCATAGTCGTAGTGGTAGGTGGAAATTTTGGCATAAAAATTACACATGTTGGCACAAAAGAAGATAGAATAAAAAGTCTTGGGGGGTAA